A window of bacterium contains these coding sequences:
- a CDS encoding AAA family ATPase, with protein sequence MSGEQLLQIILDDYHSYFKDCIKFVDFSGRRPYAPHQVVMDCIQEMLFHRNNLWAHAKGPVPIRTVDRFLDNAELLLRAAAIVEPAEQIRELRERSHSTVISPEPIMALEQVRQLVRELTNTFFGREDAIVWLDKSLASADRGVIVVAAPGGMGKSALLANWSLRQEKKGARIVRHFFNHLFPSTIQPADALRSLLLQLAEFDVAYRRDAAHDETKKLVDAVASALISDATPETPLILILDGLDEADPDEEGRPIERWAPPRLGRHVHVVVSGRAERGETPDYLARWLAGGVQYPVRRFDLEPLGIEGVVAWLQATLPSTSTVEADRIAEHLKATTGGIPLFLRYVIDDLAQKLSPGQSPEILLMRVENLPASFTAYAREQLLTLRSLPRSGTRVWEGLVERLFALLTIIKGGIGSRELARVLGEKRLDFKRIDPAVSRWFAIRTGKEEADVSFPHPQLAQEFAKALSDDPMTVDLVQQMRDELLAHCREWRDHKGLYALTHFPELLLEAGKIAECAATLTSVAFLSSRLESAKAEELIHQTDRDFEQLGNGSLEDWMYFWHTISPRLRQNLEGFGKTTASELLIQLALDAEPGGAVARAAEKQLRGHRVDWAQVAGYHGQRMRPSNHNRDPLEGMSTLRLSDNRILSWQPFYPLWEVTGGSNVLQLWSVTSDPGLKLTGHELAVLGALELKDGRILSWSYDGTLRLWSAKDEPGPVLRGHTHFVNGALELEDGRILSWSSDGTVRLWSSDGARIAELEHDRDIDGALTLSDGRILL encoded by the coding sequence GTGTCTGGTGAACAGCTATTACAGATTATTCTCGATGACTATCATAGTTACTTTAAAGATTGCATTAAGTTTGTCGATTTTTCTGGCAGAAGACCCTACGCGCCACATCAGGTAGTAATGGATTGCATCCAGGAGATGCTTTTCCATCGAAACAATCTCTGGGCCCACGCGAAGGGTCCAGTGCCGATCCGCACTGTCGATCGATTTCTTGATAACGCCGAATTGCTCCTTAGAGCAGCAGCAATCGTTGAGCCAGCAGAACAAATTCGCGAACTACGAGAGCGCTCACATAGTACGGTCATATCCCCCGAACCTATCATGGCCCTTGAACAGGTTCGTCAACTCGTTCGGGAGTTAACGAACACCTTCTTCGGTCGCGAAGATGCGATCGTGTGGCTCGACAAGTCCCTAGCGAGCGCTGACCGCGGGGTCATCGTCGTTGCGGCGCCGGGCGGGATGGGCAAGTCAGCGCTCCTTGCCAACTGGAGTCTTAGGCAGGAGAAGAAGGGTGCCCGTATCGTGCGCCACTTCTTCAATCATCTGTTTCCTAGTACTATCCAACCGGCAGATGCGTTGCGGAGCCTGCTCCTACAATTGGCAGAGTTCGACGTGGCCTACCGCCGGGACGCAGCACACGATGAGACAAAGAAGCTCGTCGACGCTGTTGCTAGTGCTTTGATAAGCGACGCTACGCCCGAGACACCACTCATCCTAATCCTCGACGGTCTTGATGAGGCTGATCCGGATGAAGAGGGCAGGCCGATCGAGCGTTGGGCGCCACCCAGGCTTGGCCGACATGTGCATGTGGTGGTGTCCGGCCGCGCCGAGCGGGGCGAGACACCTGATTATCTCGCCCGCTGGCTCGCGGGCGGTGTGCAGTATCCGGTCAGACGGTTCGATCTCGAACCGCTGGGGATCGAAGGTGTGGTCGCATGGCTACAGGCGACCCTGCCTTCAACAAGTACGGTAGAGGCTGACCGCATCGCCGAGCATCTTAAGGCAACGACAGGCGGAATCCCGCTCTTTCTGCGTTACGTCATTGACGATCTCGCACAGAAACTGTCCCCCGGGCAATCGCCCGAGATTCTACTGATGCGGGTCGAGAATCTGCCGGCATCGTTCACTGCGTACGCAAGGGAACAGCTGCTTACTCTTCGTAGTCTGCCCCGATCCGGCACGAGAGTGTGGGAGGGCTTGGTGGAACGGCTGTTTGCACTTCTGACGATCATCAAGGGTGGAATTGGAAGTCGGGAGCTTGCACGTGTCCTCGGCGAAAAGCGGCTCGACTTCAAGCGTATCGATCCGGCGGTGAGTCGCTGGTTCGCAATCCGCACGGGAAAAGAGGAGGCTGACGTGTCTTTCCCGCACCCGCAATTGGCCCAAGAGTTTGCCAAGGCGCTAAGCGATGACCCGATGACGGTGGACCTTGTCCAGCAGATGCGTGATGAGCTGCTCGCGCACTGCCGTGAGTGGAGAGATCACAAAGGGCTGTATGCGCTTACACATTTCCCAGAACTCCTCTTGGAAGCTGGAAAGATTGCAGAATGCGCAGCGACCTTGACTTCGGTCGCCTTCCTCTCTTCGCGGCTTGAGTCGGCCAAGGCCGAGGAGTTAATTCACCAGACCGATCGCGATTTCGAGCAGCTTGGCAATGGTTCTTTGGAGGACTGGATGTACTTCTGGCACACCATCAGCCCGCGCTTGCGCCAGAATCTTGAAGGTTTCGGCAAAACAACCGCGAGTGAGTTGCTGATCCAGCTGGCGCTGGACGCCGAGCCGGGCGGAGCAGTTGCCCGAGCAGCCGAGAAGCAGCTGCGTGGGCATCGAGTCGACTGGGCACAGGTGGCTGGGTATCACGGCCAGCGCATGAGGCCATCGAACCACAACCGTGATCCTCTAGAGGGGATGAGTACTCTTCGTTTGTCGGACAACCGCATTCTATCTTGGCAGCCATTTTACCCTCTGTGGGAGGTCACCGGAGGGAGCAATGTACTCCAGCTTTGGTCTGTGACAAGTGATCCCGGACTCAAGCTCACAGGGCATGAGTTAGCAGTCTTGGGTGCGCTCGAGCTTAAAGACGGCCGTATTCTGTCTTGGAGCTATGATGGGACATTGCGTCTATGGTCTGCCAAGGATGAACCTGGTCCCGTGCTTCGGGGACACACCCACTTTGTGAATGGTGCGCTTGAGCTCGAGGATGGCCGCATCCTCTCATGGAGCTCAGATGGGACCGTTCGCCTTTGGTCTTCCGACGGCGCCAGGATCGCAGAGTTGGAACATGACAGGGACATCGACGGCGCGCTCACGCTCAGCGATGGGCGCATACTGTTA